The Solibacillus sp. FSL W7-1436 genome window below encodes:
- a CDS encoding P-II family nitrogen regulator, with protein sequence MKKIEAIIRPEVFAQVREGLALEGIDGLSISEIAGAGRQEGKIGLFRGNSFSMEFSQKLKLEMVVDNAKVQPIIDVLLREASTGEVGDGKIFIYPVEQAIRIRTKELGSIAID encoded by the coding sequence ATGAAAAAAATTGAAGCGATTATTCGACCTGAGGTGTTTGCACAAGTTCGAGAGGGGTTAGCTCTTGAAGGAATCGATGGATTAAGTATTTCCGAGATTGCCGGAGCTGGGCGACAAGAAGGAAAAATCGGATTGTTTCGCGGAAACTCTTTTTCAATGGAATTTTCGCAAAAGCTCAAGCTCGAGATGGTTGTCGACAACGCAAAAGTACAACCGATCATTGATGTATTATTGCGTGAAGCTTCTACCGGTGAAGTTGGTGATGGTAAGATCTTCATTTACCCTGTAGAGCAGGCAATTCGTATACGTACAAAAGAGCTTGGCTCAATTGCAATTGACTAA
- a CDS encoding ammonium transporter produces MTNEALELSINLVWVMLGAFFVFFMHAGFAMVEAGFTRSKNAVNILMKNILTISIGGLVYFAVGYAIMFGESSGGLIGTSGFALSGVDDIAFFVFQAMFAATCATIISGAVAERTNIMAYMALVIVMTAIIYPVVGHWVWQGDGWLTSLGFVDFAGSTVVHLTGAVGALVVAAIVGPRIGKYAKGVVNVIPGHSIPLGALGVFILWLGWYGFNGASTLAADPALVPGVIANTFLSASAGVIATAFYTRLRYGFIDGSLTLNGALAGLVSITAGAANLSIVGSIIAGAVGGVVLVEAVRFIEHKLKVDDPVGAVAVHGVAGIWGTLAVGLFDTAGGGLFYGGGAGLLGVQALGVVAVIAWTASTVAIATYIIKLFVPLRVAHEEEVQGLDIAEHGAYAYEMQETFKGLTKTNDSFAQRLTNLGRVPAPSNVQDSGSKTKTGFPNSLSSTKS; encoded by the coding sequence ATGACGAATGAAGCATTGGAATTATCGATTAACTTAGTTTGGGTAATGCTTGGGGCGTTTTTCGTATTCTTCATGCATGCGGGATTCGCGATGGTAGAAGCAGGGTTTACACGCTCTAAAAATGCCGTCAATATTTTAATGAAAAACATTTTAACAATTTCAATCGGAGGTCTTGTCTACTTCGCAGTCGGCTACGCTATTATGTTCGGTGAAAGTTCCGGCGGATTGATCGGCACTTCCGGTTTTGCATTAAGTGGTGTAGATGATATCGCATTTTTCGTATTCCAGGCAATGTTCGCCGCTACATGTGCAACAATCATCTCAGGTGCTGTTGCTGAACGTACTAATATTATGGCCTATATGGCATTGGTCATTGTCATGACTGCTATTATTTATCCGGTTGTCGGCCACTGGGTATGGCAAGGTGACGGCTGGTTAACTTCTTTAGGATTCGTCGATTTCGCTGGTTCAACTGTTGTACATTTAACTGGTGCTGTTGGAGCTCTAGTTGTTGCAGCAATCGTTGGTCCTCGTATCGGAAAGTATGCTAAAGGTGTTGTAAACGTTATTCCTGGTCACTCAATCCCACTTGGCGCATTAGGTGTTTTCATCCTTTGGTTAGGTTGGTACGGCTTTAATGGTGCATCAACATTGGCAGCAGATCCGGCATTAGTTCCTGGTGTTATTGCAAATACTTTCTTATCCGCATCTGCCGGTGTAATTGCTACTGCATTTTATACACGTCTTCGCTATGGCTTTATCGATGGTTCTTTAACACTAAACGGTGCTTTAGCTGGTTTAGTAAGTATTACTGCCGGTGCTGCTAATTTAAGCATTGTCGGATCTATCATTGCAGGTGCTGTTGGTGGCGTTGTGTTGGTAGAAGCAGTCCGCTTTATTGAACATAAACTAAAAGTGGATGATCCGGTCGGTGCTGTCGCTGTGCACGGTGTAGCTGGTATTTGGGGTACTTTAGCTGTCGGATTATTTGATACTGCTGGTGGCGGTCTATTTTACGGCGGTGGTGCCGGATTACTAGGCGTGCAGGCATTAGGTGTTGTCGCAGTAATTGCCTGGACTGCAAGCACTGTTGCTATCGCAACATATATTATTAAATTATTTGTCCCTCTACGTGTTGCACATGAAGAAGAAGTCCAAGGCTTGGATATTGCAGAACATGGCGCATACGCTTATGAAATGCAGGAAACTTTTAAAGGTCTTACAAAAACAAATGACAGTTTTGCCCAACGTCTAACGAACTTAGGAAGAGTTCCTGCTCCTTCCAACGTACAAGACAGCGGGTCTAAAACTAAAACCGGGTTCCCGAATTCTTTAAGCTCCACAAAGAGCTAA
- a CDS encoding proline dehydrogenase family protein yields the protein MALRDFFISLSENQTLNNAAQQYGLKLGAQSVVAGTTIEQVIESIRKLNEQGISCTVDNLGEFVTDESQAMQAKEEILAMIEAIQVEELDAHISLKPSQLGLDIDIDFCYDNLYEIVERAHEYGIFVNFDMEDYKRLQPSFDILDELAKSFDNVGTVIQAYFHRAKDDIENFKDFRLRVVKGAYKEPEEVAYQDKLDIDINFIELIEYHLAHGHFTSIATHDHNIIKHVKYYVEQYDIPKEKFEFQMLYGFRKDLQLELAREGYQVCVYVPYGKDWYGYFMRRLAERPQNISLVTKQVFNKKTNTILAVAAGAYLLGRLTKKK from the coding sequence ATGGCTTTACGTGATTTTTTCATTTCATTATCCGAAAATCAAACTCTTAACAATGCAGCTCAGCAATATGGTTTGAAGTTGGGCGCACAAAGCGTTGTTGCAGGGACAACTATTGAACAAGTAATCGAAAGTATTCGTAAATTAAATGAACAAGGGATTTCTTGCACTGTAGATAATTTAGGCGAATTCGTTACTGATGAATCGCAAGCAATGCAAGCGAAAGAAGAAATTTTAGCTATGATCGAAGCCATTCAGGTGGAAGAATTGGATGCACACATTTCCTTGAAACCTTCACAGCTAGGTTTGGATATCGACATCGACTTCTGCTACGACAATTTATATGAAATTGTGGAGCGCGCACATGAATACGGAATTTTCGTCAATTTTGATATGGAAGATTATAAGCGACTACAACCGTCATTCGATATACTGGATGAACTCGCAAAATCATTCGATAATGTAGGAACAGTCATTCAAGCATACTTCCACCGCGCAAAGGACGATATTGAAAACTTCAAAGATTTCCGTCTGCGTGTTGTAAAAGGTGCCTATAAAGAACCGGAAGAAGTAGCTTACCAGGATAAACTGGATATTGATATCAACTTTATTGAGCTGATTGAATACCACTTGGCGCACGGACATTTTACTTCGATCGCCACACATGACCATAATATTATTAAGCATGTAAAATATTACGTTGAGCAATATGATATTCCAAAAGAAAAATTTGAGTTTCAGATGCTTTACGGGTTCCGAAAAGATTTGCAGCTGGAACTTGCACGCGAAGGCTATCAAGTATGCGTATATGTACCCTACGGCAAAGACTGGTACGGCTATTTCATGCGTCGCTTGGCAGAACGTCCGCAAAACATCAGCCTCGTTACTAAACAAGTATTCAATAAAAAGACAAACACAATACTGGCAGTAGCGGCAGGCGCATACCTTCTAGGGCGATTAACGAAAAAGAAATAA
- a CDS encoding nicotinate phosphoribosyltransferase, with amino-acid sequence MNQKYVDDSFALHTDLYQINMAESYWADGMHNRKAVFELYFRQLPFGNGYAIFAGLERMLNYLKDFRFSETDIAYLRDELQYKEDFIEYLKTIRFTGSMYSMEEGELVFANEPIVRIEAPLVEAQLIETALLNIVNYQTLIATKASRIKQVVQKEIAMEFGTRRAQEMDAAVWGARAAVIGGFESTSNVRAGKLFNIPVSGTHAHALVQAYKNDYDAFHSYAKRHKDCVFLVDTYNTLKSGVPTAIQVAKELGDKINFIGIRLDSGDIAFLSKESRRMLDEAGFPDAKIIVSNDLDEYTILNLKAQGARVDMWGIGTKLITAYDQPALGAVYKMVSIENDQGEMEDTIKISANAEKVTTPGLKRVYRIINKKSGKSEGDYIAMADENPAAEERIKMFHPVHTFISKFVTNFEAKELHRNVIDNGEIVYKNPTLMEIRQYAFDNLELLWDEYKRSLNPEEYPVDLSQKCWDNKMRNIQEVRDMVTELEER; translated from the coding sequence ATGAACCAAAAGTATGTAGATGATAGTTTTGCTTTGCATACCGATTTATACCAAATTAATATGGCGGAAAGCTATTGGGCAGACGGAATGCATAATCGGAAAGCTGTATTTGAGTTGTATTTCAGACAATTGCCATTCGGGAACGGCTATGCAATTTTTGCCGGATTGGAGCGTATGCTGAATTATTTAAAAGATTTTCGATTCAGCGAAACCGATATCGCATATTTACGAGATGAACTTCAATATAAAGAAGATTTTATCGAATACTTAAAAACGATTCGTTTTACGGGTTCCATGTATTCGATGGAGGAAGGGGAACTTGTTTTCGCGAATGAACCGATTGTGCGAATTGAAGCGCCGCTAGTGGAAGCGCAACTGATTGAAACAGCACTATTGAACATCGTAAACTATCAAACGCTGATTGCGACAAAAGCTAGCCGCATTAAGCAAGTTGTCCAAAAGGAAATTGCGATGGAATTCGGTACACGCCGCGCGCAAGAAATGGATGCAGCTGTTTGGGGAGCTCGTGCCGCAGTAATCGGCGGTTTTGAATCTACTTCAAATGTACGAGCAGGGAAACTGTTTAATATTCCTGTATCGGGTACACATGCACATGCATTGGTACAAGCTTATAAAAACGATTATGATGCATTCCATTCCTATGCGAAACGCCATAAAGACTGTGTATTTTTAGTTGATACGTACAATACATTAAAATCAGGTGTCCCGACAGCAATCCAGGTAGCGAAAGAACTTGGGGATAAAATTAATTTTATCGGAATTCGTTTAGACAGCGGAGATATTGCCTTTCTTTCGAAGGAATCACGCCGAATGCTTGATGAAGCGGGATTCCCGGATGCGAAAATTATCGTTTCCAATGATTTGGATGAATATACGATCTTAAACTTGAAAGCGCAAGGTGCCCGAGTGGACATGTGGGGAATCGGCACAAAACTCATTACTGCATATGACCAGCCTGCTCTAGGTGCTGTTTATAAAATGGTATCCATTGAAAATGATCAGGGCGAGATGGAAGATACGATTAAAATTTCAGCCAATGCTGAAAAGGTAACGACGCCTGGTTTAAAACGAGTTTACCGGATTATCAATAAGAAAAGCGGGAAATCAGAAGGGGACTATATCGCAATGGCTGATGAAAATCCTGCTGCTGAAGAACGAATCAAAATGTTCCATCCGGTGCATACGTTTATCTCGAAATTCGTGACGAACTTTGAGGCGAAGGAATTGCACCGCAATGTGATTGACAATGGTGAGATTGTTTATAAAAATCCGACATTGATGGAGATTCGCCAATATGCGTTCGACAATTTGGAATTGCTCTGGGATGAATATAAACGTTCGTTAAATCCAGAGGAATATCCGGTCGATTTAAGCCAAAAATGCTGGGATAACAAAATGCGCAATATCCAGGAAGTGCGCGATATGGTAACAGAACTCGAAGAACGATAA